Part of the Triticum aestivum cultivar Chinese Spring chromosome 4D, IWGSC CS RefSeq v2.1, whole genome shotgun sequence genome is shown below.
ACTGGACGGTGGGCTAGCGGGAGAGATTAGTATAGCCTAGTTTGGTGGGTGGACGTGTGGGGTTGGTACTCATGTAACATGTAATCACCCAATGTGGAGGGCTCTTCACCATATCCTCTTCTTTAATATATAGTACACACACTCGTCGTATTCGAGACATAGGCGGGCCACATGTGATTTTTTTTTTTTGTGGGTGAGGCCACATGTGATTCTACTCACTAGTAACCGGTGCCACTTGGGCCTGACAGGTCAATCAGCCGGTTTAGGAGGAATTGTTTAAGCAAAATATTTTGTGGTTATTCCATCTTTAAATTTGGTAAATCGGTGTGACAAAACAGTAAAAGAGACCAAAGGTGGAACTTGTCCAGCTAGACCTCAGCACCTGGCTGACAGTGATTAACCAGCTAATCCCTAGCGCTGCATCCGTTCATATGCATGCATCCATGCGCTAACAGACGGTGCAGGCGCTGTACGCCCGATCATACCTACAGTATTTGCCGCGTGCGGGTCGTGTCACCAGGACAGACAACATACACTTTTGCCGTGCACAGCAGGATGGTACGTAGGGATGAATGATTCAACAaataatggaggaggaggaggctgatcGATCGGGTTCGTCCAAGACATGCATATATGTCGTCACGGTCCAAGAAGAATGATGAAAAAAAGGACATGCATGAATGCATGTCGAGCCTTCCCTGTGCATATCATTATCAAGTACTACCATGTACGGCAAACAATACATAGTACGTCTTTCATCTTTCCTAATGAAATTTCATCAAGGGACGTCTTATCGTGAAACAGTAGCGTGAAAACgcgtcacatgcatgcatgcatgtatgtgtATGTGTAATGATGGGACACGACAAAAATTTGATAAAAGATGGGACACGAAAATGGCAGTCAGTCAAGCAACATGCATGCATGATACGGTTGGTGCCGGCCGATGGATCCACCCAGCAATTCACGTTGCAATCGTAGAATGCAAGTGGCTGGTGCCGATCCTGGTCAGGGTCAGAGCGAGGGAAAGGCAGCAGCTGGCTGGCTGGTACGGCTGATTTGTAAGGATGCGCCGCCCGTGAACACTCGGGTTTTGTTGGCTTCCCCGGCAGGGAGGGGGTCGCCACGATCGACGCCAGAGGGGTGAAAGGCAGAGTCGTCTCGGAGCACCACACCCATCTCGCCGCGCCGGCCTGGAAAGAGGAAAGGTCACCTTCACCGGCATGGCGATGGCCGTTCATGTTTTGGAAAAGATATGGGGTGACTGTGATCATTTTCTTTGTAGTTTGTGCCGGCCAGGGGTCAGAGAGTTTGTATGCACGCTTAATTACAACGGAATTTACATACAGGGAGAAGAACATATATCAGGTATACTATACGTGCATAACCCACATTTTTTAATCTGAATGACGGGCTCCTTGACAAAGAAATGATAACCGGCCCCTTCATAGCACCTTGCATAGTAAGCGATCATAACCTGCCCAAAGTGGTACTATTTGTCGGTGGCAGAGAGGGGATTGAGCTATATCTTTATATGAGTATGAAAGTAAAGTACTCAGCGTATGACACTTGAGCGTATATGATTCCCATACGGTTTTCAATCCAGCGGATACCCCTTGCTTTTGCCTCATACTACGTACATCAGAGGTTGCATAAGGTTGCTATGCAACGTATATAGTATTAAAAACGAGCTCATAGCGTAAAAAGTCACAACTTGCACGCGTATATCACCTAGAGCCGTTAGTTCCTCtcttttgcaaaaaagaaaaaagaaaaaatctatCGTATTGACGTTTGCAACAAACACCGATGCATCACGTTGCTCAGTTTGACGCTGTTCTTGACGTTGCAGCAAAGATTAAAAGGAAGGACATTCCAGGGTCTGAACCTAGGCACATTTTGTTTTTATCTCTCCGATCTCACCGAATTTGACTGATGTAATCCTCCTGTGGTCTGTGCACTCCATTTTCTGGATGTTTTTATCCTTGGATCCACGATCAGTGGAAATTAATCAGCGATACATGCAAAAAGGGTAACAAATTTGTTAAGTAATTAAGCCAATTTTCTACATAAATTGAAAGGGTAAATTTGGCTTTCCGGCccttcaattgcttgtttgcatgcCTTCACAGGCATTAAATTCAGTGAATAACTGTATTTGGTATATTTTTTGGATTGTAATTGCAGTGTGCATACACTTATGGATCTTCAGTCTAGCAGGGCATAGTGTAGCATAGTTAGGCTCTAGTAGTTGCTCAAAAAAAGGTTAGGCTCTAGCTCAAGGGTTTATCTGACCGAGACTCCACCTTAGATCATACCCGAGTGAGAGCATCTCCAAAAGATGGTATACACGATCTTCTGTATGGGATTTAGACTAAGACACAAGAGATTAATCAAGTAACTTTGTCATGCATGCACTCATCATGTTAGTATTATAAAACTAGTTAGGGCCTATTTGATTCACAGGATTGGAGTGGCATTGCCCATGTGAATCCTATAGAATTAGCAAGGACTGTTTGATGCCAGATGAAAAACCAAATGAATTGTAAGAAAGGctggagtggatgttagatttcctataAAACATAGTACAAAAGATTCCGCAGGAAAAGTTCCAACGTATGAAAATTACGAAGGATTTTCAATCCTCCAAAATATCATATAGATgccctttgaatcaaaggagccctacaGTTTGGATGTTGAATGGAGTGCTATACGTTAGTAGTACAAAAATGGAGAAATTTTTTTACTAGTACTAACTATCATGAAGTATATTTTCATATTGATTCGTATATCTCAAAACAAAATAATTTTTGGGAGTTGAATGGTGTTAGAAAAAAATGAAGAAATTTTGTTACTTCTAGTTAACATGGATCACATATATTTTGATTTAACATTTTAAACTTGATAGTGTATGCAACAAGTGAGCCACGTGTAAACATGGGCCGCAAAATTCGTCCCTACCAGCCCATCCTCTTTCATGGCAAATATTTCTCAAAATCTTCTAAATATAaactatttctcaaaaaaaaaggaaaatgaatCACACCTTGGCACTTGCATTGCTACATACAAGTGATGAGCAATCCAAACTATTCAAAAAAAAAAGCTCATACCAGACTACATATACTCTATCTTCTGCAGGACATGGGCCACGAGCCCACGACCATTCAACATCCCATTGGACATACACTTGCATCAAACAAGCTTATTGTGCTGTTCGGTGAAACGATGAAACCGGCTTCAAATTCATACATGAAATGAAATAAGCTTGTGTTGTAGTACAACGTAATGTACATAACGAAGAAATGCCATTGGAGACCCCAGTGATTATGAATTTATGACAAAGCGAGCAAGGTACGAGTAATGAATGAATATTCTGCAAATTacatttcatcaaacaaatacaaGTGTTACACGTGCTTAATCGATTTACTGTTCatgcgcacacacgcacacccagtCGTATGTATCTCTTGTAGTACACAGCCAAACTAAGACAAATTAATCTCACCaaaccagtgcatataaattaacACACGCAAGAAAAACTACTTAACAACCGACCGATTATTGCATGATGAAATCAAATTTGGAACTAAAATAACATACATGCATGGATGCACTGACGATGCATGCATGCGCTGATTTGCCTGATTAACTGATGGATTAAGCGCACTGGAAGCCCTTGGGGGCGGTCTTGCCGCAGTAGTTGAGGAGGAGGCTGAGCTTGACGGGGATGTTGAGGACGATGCCGAGGACGTTGGCCTTGAGCGCGGTGCAGAGGCACACGGCGGCCTCGAGGTCGGCCAGGCCGCCGAGGAGGCTGCAGCacttgtcgccgccgccgctgggGGGCTTGCCGACGCCCACGTTCACCAAGCCCAGCACGTTGGCGCAGGCGCCCAGCTTCAGTGTGTCCGTGGGGCACGACGTGCCGCCGCCTGACGAAGGCGGTGGGCACGGCGTCGTAGACGGCGATGGTGGGGGCGGGGacggggaggccggcggcggggttTTGTGCTTGCAGCTGCCGCACGCGTCGCCGGCGAGGAACGTGTTGGCCACCAGCAGCGCCAGCAGGCATGCCGCCGAGAAGGTCCTGGACGCCATTGCTGCCGGCTAAGCTAGCTAGGTAGTGCTGGTGAGAGTGAGCTAGGAGGGTTTTGTGGGTCTAATGAAGCTATAGCAAGGTGTGGGTGGTTTATATAGACCGGCCGGAGACGGCGTGTATGTGTGTATCACGCATGTGATTTGGTTGGTGACGGCCGGTGTAGGGTACCCTGCGCTGCATGGGCCATGCATGCATACATGCATGTGAAGAAGGGGGTCACACCTCTCCTAGCTGGCACATTAAGAGCCCCGTTGGAACCTAGTGAAGGACAGGAATACGTGGCTCACATCGCATCGTCCATATCTGCACCGAAATCTCAAATATGTAGATACTTCCATGTGTACGTTTTGTGTCTTTACACATGCATGGGAGATAGTTCAAGCCCTAACAGATGTCAATTAGGTGCTCAGGAAAGTGACTGTCTTTTCGCACTTATAGGCACACAGCGTGCCGTTGGTAATGATTCTACTACGGTACTGCAAATTTGCAAGCTGATCCTAAATCGTTGTTGTTCATTGGATTTGTCCGGAATTAATTCGTTATGATTGAAGACTCGAAAGCACGAGCTATAATAACATAGTACATGCACTGAAATGGTGAGCTGATCGTATGCAGAGTTgcacatatatactccctccgttccaaattactcgtcgtggttttagttcaaatttgaactaaaaccacgacgagtaatttggaacggagggagtacatactagcAGTCTAGTACGTGCTTTGCACATTAGATTATTTTGTGTAAACACAATACTAAATTATTTTGTGAAAATCTATTTCATTGGTGTGTCCTTGGCCTGACGGTGTTTTGAATAACTTAACATCATGTTAAGAAAAAAAGTAAAATTCAAACCCAATTTTTTCTACTGGTTGTTTGAATATTTCTCTCAACGACCAGCAATATTGCAATGTGTAAAAAATTTTTTTACAGCGCACTACTTTTGAGAAATAAGTAGGAAATGCTTCTATGCATGCAGCACACACGTGAGGTGTAACTTGCTAGGCTGCCTCTACATGCCTGTCTAGATACTTCCAGACTGTACCGGAGAAGTACAGTACTACCTTGTCAAACAGGGCTAGTTCAGAGTTTACAATATACTCCAGCTAGCTCCTCACCTCACGTGAAAGTTCTAGAGCAAGAGTCAGGTTAGATGGCTGGCAAGACTGTGAATCCCTGGAATACTGGCTGTCTGATTGCCAGACCTAACGGCACATGTGACGCCACATTTCCTCAAATTCGAACCAGTTAATTATGGCCGTTCGATTTCGATCCAACGGCTGATGTCATATTACTGGTACattatatagtagtatagatatagatagtatagaagtatagatatagatatagtaACAGTTGAGCCTAGAGGGACACTGGTAGAgaataggcctttagtcccggttcgcaaaggccattaatcccggctgtgcaaccgggactaaatatgcgcgactaaagccccccctttagtcgcgcctcttacgaaccgcgactaaagacccgtccacgtgggcgccaggagtccgtcggggcggaggacctttagtcccggttctcgtggctaaccgggactaaaggcctcctccgcaggtttagggttttagccccctaaacctggtttttttgcgaattttttttattttttttttattttcaaatttctgaattattttaacctctaatctctaatcaccacccctcatcactgctcaatttatcctctaatctctaatcacccctcatcattccaaatcatctaacttcccggacggtcacccatcctctcactactccagcctgagcacgcttaacttccggttctattctccctcgtttccaagtctgcacttgttgttttcctgacaatagtaggatgtcaattctattaaccctcaggaatttagcttgagcatgaagtgacaca
Proteins encoded:
- the LOC123099116 gene encoding putative lipid-binding protein AIR1B, whose protein sequence is MASRTFSAACLLALLVANTFLAGDACGSCKHKTPPPASPSPPPPSPSTTPCPPPSSGGGTSCPTDTLKLGACANVLGLVNVGVGKPPSGGGDKCCSLLGGLADLEAAVCLCTALKANVLGIVLNIPVKLSLLLNYCGKTAPKGFQCA